In the Arachis ipaensis cultivar K30076 chromosome B04, Araip1.1, whole genome shotgun sequence genome, aTAATACCTTGTTACCTcagctttatgacttaagcataagactctgtgtggtagggtgttacatctcTAGCTTTCCAAACTTCTTAAATCTTACCATCGTCATGCTTTGATTTCTCTTTTCAAATGAAACTCAGCCTTGTCTCTACTAGATTTGCCTCCACCATTGTAATTTTCAAAAGGTTTATATTGATAAAGGAAAAATTCAAAGAGATAATTATAAATGAGAAGTGGTATTTATACAAGAAAAATAAGATTGACAAAGCTGAgtttattacaaaaaaaaaattttgagtgAAAAATGAtggtaaaaaattaattatattcttGCTTTTATAAATTCTAGTTCTTTATGATGTTTTAAGAAGTACAAACACAGATGCACGTACCTACTCTTCATTTGGTTCATGAGATGTAAAATTTAATAatcaaaaagataaaaaatgcTATATAtctctataaaaaaaaataaacaagagtcatcatctttttataatattatgcattcaatattaatttaaaaatagacaAAAAATTCCTTTATTGTTTAGTANNTCTAataaagaaaaaaggagaaaagtaaacaTTAAATTTGCAAGTTTTTTTGATGGTAGAAGTGTTTTTGATGATTATGACTCTTTGAATGATAAAGACATAGTCGATGTAAAATCTTAGTGATCAATTCTTGGCGGTAAAGTAaagttttttcaatcaattgctTTTAGACTACTTGGACaaccaaattaatttttttgttgtgAATAGAATTGGAGTATTTATTTCTTTATCCattctctaaaaaaaaaaaagttgaagcCTAAACGTGCAGAAAATTTAGTATTTGTCCATACTAATCTTTatcttctttaaaaaaaaactcCACAATACAATGAAAGAAACCACAATATGAGATATTGCTAGAGATAATTTTTCTCTAATTGATTAAAAAACGGTGTCTTTAAAGTTGTTCATCTTTCTCTTGATGAACCGGAGTTAAAATGAATAACTTTTCTAAAGATGAAGATATCAACTATATATGATAGAGAAATACAGTATGATTTTAGATTATTTTTTGTGTGTATACATATAATATACAATATTCTTACTAATTCTATTCagacaaataattaaaattttatcttttgaatacttatatattttagaaaaaaatgtatatcatataattgtttttgaaaataattattaatttaatattaataaatatatattatttatatatttgtatCTCTGTGTccgataattttttataattggtGTGTCGCCGTATTTTTATCGTGTTGTATTTCGTATCTATGTCCATGTCCGTGTTTTATAGTGTGAgacattaaatatatattaaattcatctttaattttttgaaaaataaaaatgctatatacattaaaaaaaacaaaaaattaaaccaATTCATACATCATCATCTGGTGAGAACCATTTTAATTACTAATTTTATTAAATGTGTGTCATTTATTGGTTTTCTTTTCCCCCGTAATAAAAGAGTGCAATTAATTAAGAGAGATGAAAAGATATAATAGTCAAAGAGGACCAATAAATGAGGTTCAGCTATATATACACGATAAAAGCCAAGGCTATTCACAAGAAGAATGCTCTACAACACGAAAAAGATTCCAGGAAATCATATTGTACGTAGCAAATTACCGAAAATAGTGGCACTTTCTAAACCAAGTCTTTGTCCCATCAAAAATTAATActaataattaaaagaatttaatttCAATGGACAaagaataaatattttatataattatttaattaattatattatttttagattATTATTTATATANNNNNNNNNNNNNNNNNNNNNNNNNNNNNNNNNNNNNNNNNNNNNNNNNNNNNNNNNNNNNNNNNNNNNNNNNNNNNNNNNNNNNNNNNNNNNNNNNNNNNNNNNNNNNNNNNNNNNNNNNNNNNNNNNNNNNNNNNNNNNNNNNNNNNNNNNNNNNNNNNNNNNNNNNNNNNNNNNNNNNNNNNNNNNNNNNNNNNNNNNNNNNNNNNNNNNNNNNNNNNNNNNNNNNNNNNNNNNNNNNNNNNNNNNNNNNNNNNNNNNNNNNNNNNNNNNNNNNNNNNNNNNNNNNNNNNNNNNNNNNNNNNNNNNNNNNNNNNNNNNNNNNNNNNNNNNNNNNNNNNNNNNNNNNNNNNNNNNNNNNNNNNNNNNNNNNNNNNNNNNNNNNNNNNNNNNNNNNNNNNNNNNNNNNNNNNNNNNNNNACTGCTCTTTTTTAATATTGAAATTATCTAATAATGAAAAGAAAGAGAACGCAAAATGTTTgtcttttaatattaaaaaataagccTATAAGGTATACACCTAATATGTGTATAAAAGAAGGTGTTTGTTATGGTGcctaaattctaaatttaaaagtataaagttaaaaaattttaaatattttaaagttaCTATAAAAAGTAATTTAGACAAAAGTTAGGCACCAAACAAAAGGCACCATACAATTCGCCATAAAAAATGCTACCAATGTTATTTTTTCATATAGAACTAACAATCATAATGTTACTACACTTTTTGAATACATTATGTTACTTTCTTGCAgtgatataattaaaaaaaatgacatATATATGTTTAAGTGAATTATCTGAacatattattgttgttatttttttaataatcaaaatatataaatatgtgATTATAACTCAATAATTATATTAGCAAAAATTATGTTGTATAAATTTTGCAGTTAACTACTGAAATTGTAGAATAATACAAATTGCTTTATATAATAATGATGCTTGTGAATACGTTTCTGTTCTTTCTTTTTATGTATACAAATGTTGAAAGTACCTTACAGTTTCCAGCACATATTACACATGACTGAAATTAAGCATTCAACACTTTTAGCAACGGATTTCTTGTGATACCAAAGTTGCCTGTGCCAAGTTTGACCAAATTAAGCTCAATTTTACCTGCCGGGAAATGCTGAAACTGAAAGTAATGCCAAAGTTACAATTTCCTACTTCATGATATGAATTTTATCTTGAATTAATTAAGTTCATTATTCATTGATATATATAAGACAAATTAATTATGGTTGTGCTACAATTGAAGTAACTGAAATACCTGGCACCTTTTTTCTTGAGGGTCCTTTTAATAAAAGTCTCTAAGAACTTATTTATGAGTTTTATTTTCAGGGAAAGGAATCATGAAATTATTGATTCGTACACCTTTgtgttgaaatttaaaaaaagaaaaactctGTCATCATCATAATCCTAATTCTCAATTCAAATATGTAAAAAGATTGTGATATAAGTTTTCTTGgtcaatatttatttaatttaaaaatttctttttatttctttatttgtgTTCAGCTATTTTTGTTATTCATATTtacttctttttctctcttcatttTCATGGAATTCACACATCCGAAAATCAAGCAAATTTTTTTATGCATGGTATCCATCCCATGcatccaaaaataaataaataaataaatttggcAAGAAGATCTCAACTCTCAAGTAAACCATTCTGATTCTTAGCCAAACTAGCCAACAATAATCCCTCACCATCATGAATAATTCAGATACTACTGACGCTTTTTTATTATTCAATTATATTAGATcgatgtatattaaaattaattattaaaaagaattaaataacatatatatttatctatatttatatataatattatgaatgcttttagtatataaatatatttttgtttattattaattaaagatCACACTAAATACACACACCTCGTGTAATTGAGATACTTATTATAATGACCATGAAATTTTTACAATACTAATGTACATATTATTAAGGTGAATACTCACATAAAATTACTATGATATaaagataataattaaaaattatgagATCATGCAACGATTTCGAATTCAAGCGAAAACAACTTTATGTACTTAGCTACCTATCATGACTAATCATCAAATCCTATATGGTTCAAACTTCAATGACTAACCCCAAGATTTCTCACCATACTAACCAACTCCAGGGAAGATGAATCTTCAGCAGaatggtggttgttgttgttattgttttgcTGAGGAATAGCCTTAGCTTCCAACATCTTAGTATACATGCCATAAACATAAGAGCAAAACCCCCACAAACATAAAACAGTGGCCACAGCTTTCAACCCACCAAACTTCTCTCTCAAAAACACAACGCCTCCCAAAACATTCATGGACAACAGAGCCGTCATGCAAATCCCTCCGGTCAACGNTTCTCACCATCTCCAGGGAAGATGAATCTTCAGCAGaatggtggttgttgttgttattgttttgcTGAGGAATAGCCTTAGCTTCCAACATCTTAGTATACATGCCATAAACATAAGAGCAAAACCCCCACAAACATAAAAAACATAAAACTGACCAGCTGATCACCATCTCGTAGCAATAAACCTTTTTGTAGATCTTCTCTACAATGGGAAGGTACAAAGCAAACAACAAACCTGCACTCTGCACTAAAAAGAATCCGATGAAATACTGCTTTTCCGTTACACCTTTGGGTCTTTCTTTGCTTGAATTCAATGCGAGAATGATGGAGCTCAGCGTGATGAGAATCACGGTGTTGAGATTCGAAAAGGTTATCTTTTGCTTTACAATGATGACAGAGAGAATGAGATTAAAACCAAgttgagaagaaagaagaagcgaCGAGGTTGAAACTGGAAGATACGAAACCCCCCATGAAAAAAGAAGATTATTGATTCCCAGCATGATTCCAACAAAGATCGATAAAGTTAGAATCTTTTTGTTGAAATCGGTAAAGGGTTTTCGGATGGTGGATTTGAGGAGAGAATATGGGAGAAAAATGGGGATGAGTAAGAGAGGAAATCCCGTACACTGAACCCAAGTTGAAACCCATTTGCTTGAACCTTTGTGGGTGAAATAATACTTTGAAAGCATGCTTGAAGAGACCGAACCCACAAAGAGGAGAAAATAATTCAGAACCAGAAGGGACATGTACCTCTTATTTCTTATGGATTTTTGATCTGTTGTTGCATGCAATTCTTCTTGTGTTTTCTTGTTGCCCATTTCTAAttccgtttcttcttcttcttcaatgttgTTGATGGATTCGATTTCAAGTGCTTCGTAGTTCTTGTTTGTTGGAGCCATGCTCAGAGATCCGTGCTGGAATGCTGGCTCTTGTGATGGAGTCTTCTCCATGAAAGAGAagggagatttgataaacacAAATAAAAAACTGATGGAAGCACAAAATTTATTGgatataatgataataataataatctggaCTCTAATCTATTTATAGCTTGCAAAGATATTATTTGAGGTTATTAATTAATTctgtattaaaattatttttttatcaataaaataaaaaatgtattaattatttaaaaaaaataatgttaaaataatGCNNNNNNNNNNNNNNNNNNNNNNNNNNNNNNNNNNNNNNNNNNNNNNNNNNNNNNNNNNNNNNNNNNNNNNNNNNNNNNNNNNNNNNNNNNNNNNNNNNNNNNNNNNNNNNNNNNNNNNNNNNNNNNNNNNNNNNNNNNNNNNNNNNNNNNNNNNNNNNNNNNNNNNNNNNNNNNNNNNNNNNNNNNNNNNNNNNNNNNNNNNNNNNNNNNNNNNNNNNNNNNNNNNNNNNNNNNNNNNNNNNNNNNNNNNNNNNNNNNNNNNNNNNNNNNNNNNNNNNNNNNNNNNNNNNNNNNNNNNNNNNNNNNNNNNNNNNNNNNNNNNNNNNNNNNNNNNNNNNNNNNNNNNNNNNNNNNNNNNNNNNNNNNNNNNNNNNNNNNNNNNNNNNNNNNNNNNNNNNNNNNNNNNNNNNNNNNNNNNNNNNNNNNNNNNNNNNNNNNNNNNNNNNNNNNNNNNNNNNNNNNNNNNNNNNNNNNNNNNNNNNNNNNNNNNNNNNNNNNNNNNNNNNNNNNNNNNNNNNNNNNNNNNNNNNNNNNNNNNNNNNNNNNNNNNNNNNNNNNNNNNNNNNNNNNNNNNNNNNNNNNNNNNNNNNNNNNNNNNNNNNNNNNNNNNNNNNNNNNNNNNNNNNNNNNNNNNNNNNNNNNNNNNNNNNNNNNNNNNNNNNNNNNNNNNNNNNNNNNNNNNNNNNNNNNNNNNNNNNNNNNNNNNNNNNNNNNNNNNNNNNNNNNNNNNNNNNNNNNNNNNNNNNNNNNNNNNNNNNNNNNNNNNNNNNNNNNNNNNNNNNNNNNNNNNNNNNNNNNNNNNNNNNNNNNNNNNNNNNNNNNNNNNNNNNNNNNNNNNNNNNNNNNNNNNNNNNNNNNNNCCCTTCTCTCTTCATCTCCGAGAATCCGCCGTCGAACGCCATTCCCACGGTGGCCAGCGCCGTCGCCGTCATCTCCATGACCAGCTGCATCTCCATCACCATCTCGTAGCAATAAACCTTTTTGTAGATCTTCTCTACAATGGGAAGGTACAAAGCAAACAACAAACCTGCACTAATGGTGCAAAAGAATCCGATGAAATACTGCTTTTCCGTTACACCTTTGGGTCTTTCTTTGCTTGAATTCAATGCGAGAATGATGGAGCTCAGCGTGATGAGAATCACGGTGTTGAGATTCGAAAAGGTTATCTTTTGCTTTACAATGATGACAGAGAGAATGAGATTAAAACCAAgttgagaagaaagaagaagcgaCGAGGTTGAAACTGGAAGATACGAAACCCCCCATGAAAAAAGAAGATTATTGATTCCCAGCATGATTCCAACAAAGATCGATAAAGTTAGAATCTTTTTGTTGAAATCGGTAAAGGGTTTTCGGATGGTGGATTTGAGGAGAGAATATGGGAGAAAAATGGGGATGAGTAAGAGAGGAAATCCCGTACACTGAACCCAAGTTGAAACCCATTTGCTTGAACCTTTGTGGGTGAAATAATACTTTGAAAGCATGCTTGAAGAGACCGAACCCACAAAGAGGAGAAAATAATTCAGAACCAGAAGGGACATGTACCTCTTATTTCTTATGGATTTTTGATCTGTTGTTGCATGCAATTCTTCTTGTGTTTTCTTGTTGCCCATTTCTAAttccgtttcttcttcttcttcaatgttgTTGATGGATTCGATTTCAAGTGCTTCGTAGTTCTTGTTTGTTGGAGCCATGCTCAGAGATCCGTGCTGGAATGCTGGCTCTTGTGATGGAGTCTTCTCCATGAAAGAGAagggagatttgataaacacAAATAAAAAACTGATGGAAGCACAAAATTTATTGgatataatgataataataataatctggaCTCTAATCTATTTATAGCTTGCAAAGATATTATTTGAGGTTATTAATTAATTctgtattaaaattatttttttatcaataaaataaaaaatgtattaattatttaaaaaaaataatgttaaaataatGCACAGAGAGACAGAAAATTAAGTGGTTGGAGCAATTTTATAAATACGTTACTATTTCtgcaataataatatatttttcttgaTATTTATGGTCAAGTTATATTAATAGTTATATACCGGGTAGGCGTGTATAGTAATTCTTTCTAGCTATACACTTTTTTTTACTCGCTAAATCATTGAATTATAACTACATATTTTATACTCTAATATTCATATATAGATTTCAAATATTTATATTACGTTAATTTAATCCATATAACAAATTAAagtataataaattatttttgtttaatataaaattttataaacataacctatatatatatacgaTATAAACAATTAATTTAATGATGGGTTTTGGAAAAATAATCAccccaacaaaaaaaaatgacATCCTTCAAGATGTACCAATTGCTTAAAGGTTAACATCACACCTATGTATCTCTGTTagtgcatgcttttgaaactggCAAGATCTCAAATGTATATCATATATATGGTATaagtataaattaataaatttccaaaaaaaataaTGCCATTTACGAGCATttcatataataaaattaaatatctcATGAACAGTAAAATAATTCAACTTTTTATTAATgactattaaatataattataatatttttattgaaatattAAATCAAGATATTTAAAAAGTATCTTCAATTCTTCATAATAAAGAGTATCATTAAAAAGTTGAAAATTTGGATCTGGTTTAAAACGTCTTTAAATAAAAGCGTTTGATCTCGTTTGTTGAATAAATTATCATATGTTAATTAGATTTTTCGATACGTGACATAGATTAAATGAGTTATTATATTCTTAATCATTAATTTGACTCTGGTACtagttttttaatttgtttgaaatttacatttttaacaaaaaatttattagaggtttattttattttttattattttttataaattttataatactatttttttgcttttatttaattatcattttgatcatttttctcattttacgaatttaataattttttaggaGTTGAGTTTTTATTTATACTTTTTATAATtcctttaataatttttttatttttgaaaatctataTTTTAATCTACCAATTCTTATTGCTACTCGATCTACTTTTAGTCTAGTAatccttatttatttttaaattctttgaCTAAAACTTATTATGAAATTGAGATTTTGGAAAAAATTATTTGATAAAGAAATTTAGTTTTATTTGAACTAATATTAGTTTGAatcattaatataattatttttctcttagatttttaattttattcataatttatatttttattattaatctatattttttaaaatatatttattaattatgactaaataaacaattaaaaaaatgttGTTTTTATCATCTTTATACTAGTGAGGTCCTTTGCTAGAACATGGTCTCCAACTCCACAGCACGTAAATTCTGTGTGTCATTATACTCAATTGTAATCTTGGtattttctttcttctgagtTTGTGCAATTACTAGTTTATTGGATTTGTGCAAATGTTTTTGAGACCTTTGTCAGTtcatgttagagtataattaagaTTAATTAGCATTATTTAACATATATGAATATATTATaggatattatatttttattatttcggTTTTCTTAATATctataaataatactaattgatcttaattatactctaacaaccTTGTTGATTGCTACATTGTATCTTCCATAAACATGGCATGTTATCGAATAAATTAATATTTAGGGTTACAAATATttataaaacataaataaaatgcactttttttatttttaatattagattaacaataatatttttttaaattgtaatttattGTGGTATTTTTCTAAAATGTGAAATGATGTAATGTACGAAATACAAATCAGACCTTATGTTCGATATGCCAATCCCATTACTTCTATATACATATTTCTTCTCCTACGGTCATATCTGCCTTATGTTCGATATGCCAATCCCATTGCTATGTGCCCATgttaaaaaaccaaaaaacaaaatAAGTTAACAAATCGCCATGTAACGAGGGGATGAGAAACAGAAGGAATTAAAGAAAATGTTAAAAGACTTATTTTATTTATGCTTTCactttcaatattttttatttttaaaattattttaataatttaatttaattttaattttattttagattCTACAAAAATGACATATAAATATTTGTGAGATTATACATCNNNNNNNNNNNNNNNNNNNNNNNNNNNNNNNNNNNNNNNNNNNNNNNNNNNNNNNNNNNNNNNNNNNNNNNNNNNNNNNNNNNNNNNNNNNNNNNNNNNNNNNNNNNNNNNNNNNNNNNNNNNNNNNNNNNNNNNNNNNNNNNNNNNNNNNNNNNNNNNNNNNNNNNNNNNNNNNNNNNNNNNNNNNNNNNNNNNNNNNNNNNNNNNNNNNNNNNNNNNNNNNNNNNNNNNNNNNNNNNNNNNNNNNNNNNNNNNNNNNNNNNNNNNNNNNNNNNNNNNNNNNNNNNNNNNNNAATTACTacaagaaaaatcacttttagcggccatttattttgcttttagcAGCAATATATATGGCCACAAAAAATAactctaaaattttaatattattcatttttaacggccattactattgccgccaaAATCCATTTTACCGGCAATTTATATAGTcactaaataattctaaaattgtaaTGTTATTCACTTTTACCGGCCATTACTATTACCGCTAAAATGTTAAaactttttttagttatattatacttaTTTTCTTAGAAACAATAAACTACCTTTTTCTTTTAGAATCTCAATTAATTTTTGCTAACAATTATTATTGTTATGCATAATATAAACATACTGAAATTAATTACTACGAAatgaaatattttattaaactcaaaatattgatacacaaatttctcttgaaaaataaaaaatcatgttacaaatctaaataacaaaaaatactaCAAGTCTATAAACTCAAAATGAGCTTCCTACAGGGTTGCTATGTCCCCTTCTGTCTCAACGCCATTGGTAAGATCCATCATCCTTTCCTGACGCTCAGATTTCCCTCCACATTTCGTGCATTTTATCTGCAAAGTATGAGGTGCATGTTTACTCTCCACATTGTTTGAATTAATGGATCTTAAAATGACAGGAATTTATCTATTGCAAAAGCATGACAACACTATATTGGTGCATTATAACACAGGAAAGGGGGAAAACATAATAGTTTAGTAGGTTTTAGTATACAAACATAAATTACCTTTGATCTAAGGTAACCACCGAATGTTAGACCAATTAAAGTAGTGTCCTCTTCCAATGAGCAAAATTATCTATATGTTGTTGAAAGTAGCGTCTAGAATCATTTTCAGAAAGCTTTCCCTGCTGAGCTTGCAGATCCAGAAAGGGTGTAACCGTACACACATCAAACACAACTTTGACATGTTAAACTAATTTTCAAGATGAATATAGCAGAACCAATCTCCAGCATATCCGATAGACAAATAGGATATAAATTCTTacaattttataatataattccCCTCCCATTACAAACTCAAGAATAAACACTGAATATTCTAATCAAGGTAATTAATCAAGGGAAACTCACGTTTGAGACAAAGATGTGAAGTAACAAATGAAAGGCAATAAAAGAATGTGCAACAAGTGGCAGAAGGGTGAAGCAAAAGAGAGAAGACAAGATTTTTCTCTGACCTGCAATCTTTATCAATGTTAAGGCATGCTTCATGCATATTTGTACCTAAGCGATCCATCAAGCTTTCCTCCGCCACACGGTAATTAAAACTTACTGCAATAGCAAATTCCCAATCATATTCATATAATCATAAAGATAAAACATAATCATGTACCTACGTAGGATAATGAGAAATCTATGGACACTGaattttttgttaaataattCTCACAACCTCATCCAAGCTTAGAGGAATTGAAACAGCATGATCAATTGACAAGTTACCTGACCTATTCTTCACGTCAATGAAACCGTCCTTCTTGATTCTTTCTATATAATCTTTTCCAAGTCTTTCTTCAACTCCTGTCTTCAGATCATAGCGTCCAGAGATGTTGACAACTAATTTAACATCATCATATTTAGAAGCATAAAGAAGCACCACTCCACCTCCTGCACCAAGAGTCCAAGATACAGCAACAGTTGAATTATAAGTACAGtttgta is a window encoding:
- the LOC107636205 gene encoding probable purine permease 4 encodes the protein MEKTPSQEPAFQHGSLSMAPTNKNYEALEIESINNIEEEEETELEMGNKKTQEELHATTDQKSIRNKRYMSLLVLNYFLLFVGSVSSSMLSKYYFTHKGSSKWVSTWVQCTGFPLLLIPIFLPYSLLKSTIRKPFTDFNKKILTLSIFVGIMLGINNLLFSWGVSYLPVSTSSLLLSSQLGFNLILSVIIVKQKITFSNLNTVILITLSSIILALNSSKERPKGVTEKQYFIGFFLVQSAEXLTGGICMTALLSMNVLGGVVFLREKFGGLKAVATVLCLWGFCSYVYGMYTKMLEAKAIPQQNNNNNNHHSAEDSSSLELVSMVRNLGVSH
- the LOC110271453 gene encoding probable purine permease 4, producing MEKTPSQEPAFQHGSLSMAPTNKNYEALEIESINNIEEEEETELEMGNKKTQEELHATTDQKSIRNKRYMSLLVLNYFLLFVGSVSSSMLSKYYFTHKGSSKWVSTWVQCTGFPLLLIPIFLPYSLLKSTIRKPFTDFNKKILTLSIFVGIMLGINNLLFSWGVSYLPVSTSSLLLSSQLGFNLILSVIIVKQKITFSNLNTVILITLSSIILALNSSKERPKGVTEKQYFIGFFCTISAGLLFALYLPIVEKIYKKVYCYEMVMEMQLVMEMTATALATVGMAFDGGFSEMKREG